The DNA sequence CGAACTCAATCAGGTCATCACGCCGGTCTTGGGGGATACGGTTCCAGACCGACTTCGGCCGTGGAGACCGATCATCCAAGGCAACAACCCCACCGTCGAGGTAAAGATCATACCATCTGTAAAAAGTGGTGCGCGGTATGCCCAGCATATCGAGGGTCTGCTTGGTTGGCAGGTGCGATCCTTCGACCGTGCGAATGATCTCAAGCTTCTCGGTCGCAGGGTATCTCATGCCTCGTCCTCCCCAGCACCTGTCATGCTTTTTTTGAGCAGGCGGTTCTCCAGGGTCAGATCGGCGACGCATTCCTTCAACGCCAAGGCTTCAGAGCGAAGGTCCTTTACTTCCGGCGACGTCGCTTGCCGTGCTGTGTCACCCGAGAGCCGGCGCTTGCCTGCTTCCAGGAACTCCTTCGACCAGCTGTAATACAGGCTTTCGGCGATACCTTCGCGGCGGCACAGCACCGAGATGCTTTCCTCTCCACGCAAACCCGCCAAAACGATACGGATTTTTTCCTCCGCTGAATAGGTCTGGCGGGTCTTGCGGCGGATGTTCTTGACCAGCTTGTCAGCTGCGTTCTTCGATGTTTCAGGCTTCTGTCTCATCTCGATCTCCCAATCGGTAAGATGAACCAGAAATCCTCCGTTGTTCAAATCCTCAAATCTGTCCCACGGGCGCTGACGTCAGACAGATGGTGCAAGCGACGTTGGCGGATTGTCAGCTTCTTGATCTCTTTCCTTTCTCTCAAGATGGCTTTGTCGCGCCCAAAGTAGACGTCGGCGGGTGTGACGTTCTTCAAGCTCTCGTGGTAGCGCCTGTTGTTATAGTAGTCGACGAAGGCCTCGATCTGGCGTTCAAGATCGCCTGGCAGATAGTAATTTTCCAGCAGGACCCGGTTCTTCATCGTCTGATGCCATCGCTCGATCTTTCCCTGGGTTTGCGGGTGGAACGGGGCTCCACGAACGTGATCCATCTTCTTGTCCTCCAGCCATTCAGCCAAATCGCCAGAGATGTAACATGACCCGTTATCGCTGAGCAGGCGCGGTTTGTGGCGCACGACGGCCTGGTCGCAGCCCGATGCCTGAAGCGCCAGTTCAATGGTGTCTGTCACGTCCTCGGCCCGCATGTTTGTGCAAAGCTTCCAGGCGATGATGTAGCGGCTGTAATCGTCCAGGATCGTGCTGAGGTAATACCAGCCCCACCCGATGATCTTGAAGTAGGTGAAGTCGGTCTGCCACATCTCATTGATGGCGATAGTTTTGTCTTTGAACTCATTGGCTGCCTTGATCACCACATAGGCCGGTGCGGTGATTAAATCGGCTTCCTTCAGGATACGATAAGCCGATGATTCAGAGACAAAATACCGCTTCTCATCAGTGTATTTGACTGCCAGCTCCCGGGTCGTCAGCGCCTCGTGTTCCAGCGCGAACTCAATCAGGTCATCACGCCGGTCTTGGGGGATACGGTTCCAGACCGACTTCGGCCGTGGAGACCGATCATCCAAGGCAACAACCCCACCGTCGAGGTAAAGATCATACCATCTGTAAAAAGTGGTGCGCGGTATGCCCAGCATATCGAGGGTCTGCTTGGTTGGCAGGTGCGATCCTTCGACCGTGCGAATGATCTCAAGCTTCTCGGTCGCAGGGTATCTCATGCCTCGTCCTCCCCAGCACCTGTCATGCTTTTTTTGAGCAGGCGGTTCTCCAGGGTCAGATCGGCGACGCATTCCTTCAACGCCAAGGCTTCAGAGCGAAGGTCCTTTACTTCCGGCGACGTCGCTTGCCGTGCTGTGTCACCCGAGAGCCGGCGCTTGCCTGCTTCCAGGAACTCCTTCGACCAGCTGTAATACAGGCTTTCGGCGATACCTTCGCGGCGGCACAGCACCGAGATGCTTTCCTCTCCACGCAAACCCGCCAAAACGATACGGATTTTTTCCTCCGCTGAATAGGTCTGGCGGGTCTTGCGGCGGATGTTCTTGACCAGCTTGTCAGCTGCGTTCTTCGATGTTTCAGGCTTCTGTCTCATCTCGATCTCCCAATCGGTAAGATGAACCAGAAATCCTCCGTTGTTCAAATCCTCAAATCTGTCCCACGGGCGCTGACGTCAGACACTTTCACCGGGATCGAGAACATCTTTGCCACGTCTGACAATGACGACATCACGGGCACGGCCGGCAACAACACCATCGTCGGACGTTCCGGGGCCGACCGGATCAATGGCGGCTCCGGCGATGACATCATCCAGGGAGGCCTCGGACGCGATCTGCTGACCGGCGGTCGCGGCAATGATCGCATCGACGGTGGCAGCGACACCAACGACTACGCCTTCTTCAGCGGCAATCAGGACCAGTACAACATCTCCACCACAGCAGGCGGTGTCACCACGGTCGAGTGGATTGGCCCTGGCAGCGGCGATGGCACCGACACGCTGACGGGCATCGAGTTCCTCGGCTTCGATGACGGGTTTTTCTACGTCTGAGTTCCGGGCCGCTTGAAGTGACGGGAAAAATTTGCCGTGCGGCGTTGAACGAACGCTCGATCCAGGTCAGCCCGGACCTCAACCGCGAAGTGTTTCAGTGCAGCCCTTACAGGCGCGTGCCGTCCGGAGTAAACAAAAAGCAATTCCCTGGATCGATCGATGCCGACACGATGTCGCCCGCCTTGACACTTGTCGCGCCGCGCAACTCCATGGTCACGGCATGGTCACGGCCGGGATCTGTGTAGACATAGGACACGCCACCAAGCCGTTCGATTATGCTGCATTCCAGCCTCACCTCGTGCCCGCCCGGCTCGGCGCTGAAGTGTTCCGGGCGAATGCCCAGAATGACATCTTGAGGAAGCTCCGCACCCGCGTCCCGCGGCATGACTTCAAGCCCCGACAATCCCAGTTGCGGCACATCCAGACTGACCGCCCCCTGCTCCGTCCGACCTGTGACACGAGCCGGCACCAGATTTATCTTCGGCGATCCGATAAAGCCCGCGACGAACATGTTGTCGGGATCGGAATATAGCTCATCCGGTGTTCCAAATTGCTCGATGCGGCCGTCGCGCAGCACCACAATACGCTTTGCCAGCGTCATCGCCTCGACCTGGTCGTGGGTCACGTAAATCATCGTCGCCCCCAACTCGCTATGAAGCTTGGCAATCTCGAGCCGCATCTGTACCCGCAGTTCGGCGTCAAGATTTGACAGCGGTTCATCAAACAGGAAGATCTTCGGATCACGCACGATTGCCCGGCCGATCGCCACGCGCTGGCGCTGGCCGCCCGAAAGCGCCTTCGGCTTGCGTTCGAGATAAGGCACCAGTTGAAGCATTTCGGCAGCCTTGCGGACGGTTTCAAGGCGCTGCTGTTTCGGCATTCCCGCCATCTCAAGACCGAACGCCATGTTTTCCTCGACACTCATGTGCGGATAGAGCGCATAAGTCTGGAACACCATTGCAATCCCGCGCTTGCTGGGCTCCGCACGCGTCACCTCAATGCCGTCTATGGAAACGGTGCCTGAGGTGACTTCCTCCAGACCTGCAATCATCCGCAACAGAGTCGACTTGCCACACCCCGACGGGCCGACGAACACGATGAATTCACCGCTCTCGATCTTCAGATCAATCGAACGGATCACCTCGACTGGTCCGAATTTCTTCTGCAGGGCGGAAAGTTGGATATTGGCCATGTGTGGCTCCGGTCGCTGTCTGGTCGCTTTACTTCACCGCGCCCTCAGTCAGGCCGGAGACGAACCAGCGACCGATCAGAGCGAAAAGCAGAATAACAGGGAGGGTTGCGAGGCTGGCGCCTGCCAGCAGCAAGCCCCAATCGATTTGATATTGTCCGATAATGCCGGAAAATCCGACAGGAACGGGGCGCTTGGCGTCCGACAGAATCAGCACTGACGCAAACACATATTCAGTCCAGGACATGATGAAGGCGAAGATGCCGACACTTGCGATGCCGGGTGCGATCAGCGGAATCATCACTCGCCTGAGGATTACCAGCGGTGGCGCACCATCCATCACAGCCGCTTCCTCGATCTCCATCGGCACCGAGCCAAAGAACGAGCGCAGCATCCAGATGGCAAAAGGCAAGGCAAAGCTGACATTCACCACCACCAGCGCCGCCCGGGTGTCAATCAGTCCGAGCTTGGCAAACATCCCGAACAGCGGAATAAGGACAACAATGCTCGGAAACGCATAGGCGAGCAGGATCATCCGGTAGAGCGCTTCTCGCCCGGGAAACCTCAGGCGAAAGAAGGCATAGGCAGCAGGAACAGAGAGCACCAGCGTGATCAGGGTGGAAAGCGAGGCGACCACCAGGCTGTTGACCATATAGGTGGGGTAGTCAGAACTCGACAGCAGCTTGACATAATGCTGCAGCGTAAAGGACTGCGGAATCATCGTCGGCACCCGTGCGATGATCTCCTGCGGCAGCTTGAACGAGCCCGACATCACCCACCAGAATGGCAGGGTTATGATCGTCACAAAGAACAGCACAACGCCGCCAAGCACGATGTTCCAGCCGATGCCGCGCCTCATCGTTCATCTCCCTGCCGGGCCAGGGAGCGCGTGGCAAAGAAGGCAAAGGCCATCAGCAGAACCGAAGCCAGAACAGCCACCGTCGCTGCCTCGCTGAGGCGGTAGCCCTTGAACGCAGTCTCGTAGATCAGAATAGGCAAGGTCCGCGTGCCGCCGGCCGGACCGCCGCTGGTCAGCAGCCAGATAATGTCGAAGACGTTGAAGGACAACAGTGTGCCGACGATCACCAGAACGCCAAGCGTTGGCGCCAGCAAGGGCCAGGTGATGCGCGTAAAACGCTTGACCGCGCCGGCGCCGTCAATTCGCGCGGCTTCGTAAAGATCGGAGGGAATGCGTGTCAGTCCCGCCAGCATCATCAGCGCGATGAACGGAAACCAGCGCCAGGAATTGATGAACACCAGCGTCGCCATGGCCGACCATTTTGACGAAAAAAAGCCGATCGGCCGGTCGATGATGCCTATTTGGATCAGCAATGGATTGATCATGCCGCCGGAGGTGCTGAACAACCATCGCCAGATCATCACCACCACCACGGTCGGGACGATCCAGGTCAGGATGATCCAGGTTCGGGCGATGCGGACGCCCGGAAAGTTCTGGTTCAAAACAAGAGCGGCCGCCAGTGCCAGCACTGTCTGCAATGCCGCATTGGCCACAACCCAGACAATGCTCAGCCAGGACGCGTTCCAGAAGGCGGCATTGGAAAGAACCTTGCGATAGTTCGCGAGCCCCACCCAGCTTCCCTCGGAACCAACGGTACGGACATCCTGCAAACTCAGCAGAACGGCCGAAAGCAGTGGCCATCCGAGGATGGCCACCAGCAACAGCAATGCCGGTGCGACAAAGACAAAGGCATAAAATCGTGATTGTCGCATCCGGATCTGTCTCTCGTTACTCGGAAGCTTCGGTCATGCGGGCCTGGCCGTCAGACACTGCCTCGGCAGCGGTCTTTCCACCGACCACAACGGCCTGAAGCGTTTCGGCAAGAATATTCTGCGCCGAGATCGCTGCAATCGCCGGGAAGACGCGACCACTGGTGAAGCCGAACAGCTTGCCGTTGCCCGAATTCTCGATCACGGTTTCGATCTGCCCGCGGTACTTCTGCACGGTTTCGTCATTCCAGAAGCTTTCCGCCTTGGCACCGTCCGCGGTGACCGGCATGAACAGGCCAGGCTCCATATTGAGGAACTGACCGTAATTCTCCGGCTCCAGCAGATAGCTGACGAATTTTTCCGAAGCCTTGCGCTTTGCTTCATCCGTCGACAGCATCATCACCGCGTTGGGATAGGCGATGGTGTTGTGCTGGCTTTCGCCTTCGGCATGCGGGATGGCCGCAACGCCGAGATCATCAGCGTCACCTTCGGCCTGAGTATCATAGGACGAGATCACGGAAAACTGCAGGATCATGCCGCAGCTTTTCGAGGCAAAGCAGGATTCCGCCTCACCCCAGGTCCATGAAGTGTTGTCGGGCGGCGACAACTTCTGCAACTCGGCATAGTACTCGTAAGCCGCAATGGTTTGCGGATTGTCAAACCGCAGCTTGCCGTTTTCGTCGTAGATTTCCGTCGCCCCGCCATTGGCCATGACCGAATACACGGTCTGGTCTGTGTAAAGCTGCTTGTTGGCCGGCAATCCAATGCCGTAGGTCGAATCCGAAGAAAGCTTTTCGGCGGCAGCCTTCCAGTCAGCCCATGTGGTTGGCACGTCCAAGCCGGCTTCCGCAAAAACGCTTTTGCGATACCAGAGATTCATCGACATGTTGTACAAGGGAACCGCCCAGACGCCGCCGTCATAAGTGTAGGACTCAAGCGCGCTATCCAGAAAATCATGTTCCTTGTCGAGCTCGGTGACAAAGTCCGAAACCGAGGTCAGTGCGCCGATATTCTTGAGGATTGGCGCAAAATCCGGAATGGCAAAGAGCATGTCCGGGCCGGCGCCTGCTGACAGAGCGGCTGGTGCCTTGGCATAGATTTCGCCCCAGTTCTGCGGCTCCTGGCTCACAACAATGTCCGGGTTGGCCTCGTTGAAGGCGTCCATCAATTTCTGAATGCGTTCCACCCGGTGCGGCGGCTGTTCCATGTGCCACAGGGTGATTTCGACCGGTGCCGCCCAAGCGGAAACCGGCAGCAGCAGCGCTGCGCTTGTAAGCAGTGTCGTCAGTGATTTTCTCATGTCGTCAAACTCCCGTTTGCGGGCAAACCTGCCCTGTTCCCTTATAGATGCGGGTTGCGTGGCCGAAACCGCTCGACCAGCTTCCGGTTGATCTCCTTGGCGCCCGGCATATTGGCACTGAGGTAGATTGGCGCGTCACCATCCGCTGCAAGCCGCGCTGCGACGTCGACAAAGATTGCGTTGAGGATCGTCACCCCGATGGCGGTGGAGACCGGACCGACTTTCAACTCTGATCCCGCCACCGCCATGACGGCGTCTCCTGGAGGACTGCCGTTGTCGAGCACGATGTCGGCCAGGTCCGCGAGCCTCTGACGGCCGGCGGCCGAGGCGGTCGAATAGGCGACCGAGGTGATGCAGATAACCGTGCAGCCGATCTCACGGCCGATGCGCGCGGCTTCCAGCGGCGCTGCGTTCACACCGGAATTGGAAATGACGAACAACACATCGCCGGGGCGAATATTGTAACGATCCATGATCGGAGCCACGATGCCTTCGGTCCGCTCATAGGCAGTCCCTGCGATAGCACCCTCGTGCAGCATGATCGGGGCGGCCAGTATCGGGACCGTGATGGCAAGACCGCCGGCGCGATAGTGCATCTCCTCGGCCATCACATGCGAGTGGCCGGTTCCAAAGATATAGACCCGGTTATCAGAACGGGCGGCAGCGGTCACAGCGATCGCCGCAGCTTCCATTTGTGCCGATATATCGGTTTTCAGCGCGGTCAAGCGCTTGATCAGATTGTCAAAATATCCATCGGTCATAGAAGTCATTGGGTGGCATCGGCTCCAAGTGTAAGATTTGCCTTCATGACGAAAGAATCGCCGCGATAAACGGACCGCACAAACTCGAACGGGTTTCCGTTCACGTCGCAAGTCCTGCGGGTCAGCTCAAGAACGGGCGCATGCTCGCTGAGCTGGAGTGTTCGGCTGACAGCAGGGCTCGAAAGCGCCGCCTGCAGAGTTTGCTCAGCCGATGCCGGCATGATGCGGTAATGCTTGCGCAGGATGGCGTAGAGCGACTCCTGAGCGAAGTCGGCCACGTTAAACAGGCCCGGCGCCACATCAGCGCGAATTTCCGTAGTCTCCATCGCCACTGGTTCACCATCGACAAGACGGACACGCACCAGCCGATAGACATCGCCACCCAATGGAAGGTTCAGGGCGGTTGAACACAGCTCGTCGGCCCTGTGGGCACCAGATTCCACCACCACACTTGACGCGCGGCGACCCTGTTGCTCGATTTCTTCGGTGAAGCCAGTCAGTGTCGACAGTTTCTGCTGGATCATCGGCCGGCCGACAAAAGTACCATGCCCGGTTCGGGTTACCAGAATGCCGCGATCCGTAAGGTGCTTGAGTGCCTGGCGGGCGGTCATCCTGCTGATGCCAAGCTCTTCCGCCATCACCCGCTCCGAGGGAAGCTTATCGCCAACACTCAGCTTGCCGGAAGCTATGTCTGCTTCAAGCGCGGATGCGATCCGCCGATAGACTGGGCCAATCGGATCACTCATGACACTTCAGCAACAATCGAATTGTGGTATAGTCCATACTGATAATGGTATATACCAATTTTGGAATTGCAACCGATTTATCGCGATCCGGGCAATTTTCCAATTACAGGCTGGAAATCAGCGCGTTACGCCTTTTTGCGTAGAGCCCATAAGCCTCCCGGTAAGCGGCCGCGGTCTCGCCTGCGGGCCTGTAATGAGACACCTCTCCGGCGGCCGACATAGATGCCGCATGAACTCCGGAAAAGTCACCCAGCGCCATAGCGGCGATCAGCGCCGCACCGCGCGCCCCGAATTCGGTTCCAGTGGGTACGATCACCTCCATTTGCAACATGTCCGCGATCATCTGACACCAGACGGGGCTCTGACTGCCGCCTCCGGTCAACCTGATTTGCCGTCCTTCAAAGCCGAGAGCCGACACCAAATCGTACAACGCGAACGCCACGCCTTCATAAACAGCGCGCAGCATATGGGCGCGTCCGTGAACCGGAGACAAACCGGAGAACTGCGCCCGCGCGTCCGGCGCCACCACCGGCGCTATAATGCCGCTCTCACTGAGATAGGGCAAGAAACTGACACCTCCGGCCCCTATCGCCACGCTTTCCACCAGTGAAGTCACCTGTTGATAGCAATCCTCTTTGCCTTGCAGGTCAGACGCAAACACGCCAATCGCCCAATCCAGGTTGAGCGTGCCTGCAACGTTGACCATCGCGCGGTACCAAAAATCACCGGGCATCGAAAACAGCAGCCCCAGATCGCCTGGCTCAAACACCGGCTCATCATGGCACGTGCCAACAAGACAAGTAGTACCCAGCACCGCCGTTGCTATGTCCGTATCAAACCCGCCCGCGCCGATGACCGTGGACACAACATCCCCTGCCCCGACGGTCACCGGGGTTCCCTCAGGCAGTCCCGTCAAGATGGCTGTTTTTGGCAACAGCCCCCCGATGATTTCTTCGGAATCCCGGATGGGCGGCAACAAATGTGCGCAATCGCCAAGACCGAAAAGCTCAATCATCTCGTCGCTGCGCGATCGGGTTCTTGCGTTGCCGGGGATCACCGAGGCCTCGCTGCGATCGGTCGCGATCAGTCCGGTCAGCCGGAAGCGGAGAAAATCCTTGTAACTGACGACATGTGCTGCCCGCCGGATCAGCTCAGGCTCATGGCGTTTCAGCCATGCCAGAACCGGTAAAGTGCAGCCCTGCTGCAGCACCGAGCCGGAGGATTGGAATATCCGCGACATTACCGCAGGGTCGCGGTCCCGCATCTCGTCGAGAATTGGCTGACTGCGACTATCCTCCCAGACAATGCCGTGCCGCAACGGGTCTCCGCTTGCATCAAGAACCCAGGCGCCAACCATCGCCGCCGACAACCCGACCGCCCTGATCGAAGCGGGATCGATCCCGGCTTTTTCAACCGCTTCGCGGATAACCGTGACCGCTGCATCCCAGGATTCTTCAGGGTCCAGTTCGCTCCAGCCGGGATGCCGCCGGTGCAGCGTGGTCGGTCTGGAGGCCGTGGCAATCTCGCGTCCTTCACCGTCAAAGACTGCGGCCTTGCACCGCGACGTCCCGGCATCAACTCCGAGCAGAAAACCGGTCTTGCTCATCCTGCTTGTCCCGAAGCCGCGCCGCCCAACCAGGTCTGTCGAACGTGCAGGCCTTCGCCGAGATGAACAAGGTCTGCGCGCATTCCTGGCATCAGCCGTCCACGATCGTGCAGACGCAGAAAATCGGCAGGATAGGCCGAGGCCATCCGCAGAGCTTCCCCCAGTGACAGATCGAGGTATTGGACCCCGAACCGTACCGCAGACGCCATGTCCAGATCGGATCCGGCAAGTGTGCCGTCCTCGAGTGCCAGGCGCGAGCAATATCCGCCCTGCTTGCGCCAGATCGTCCGGCCATTGAGGGTGAAGTGATCCCGCTCCTGACCGACAAGCGACATCGCATCGGTGACGAAGTAAAGCCGTCCGGGCCCGCGCTTGGCCCGCAGCGCGACCCTGAGCGCCAGTGGATCGACGTGATGACCGTCAGCAATGATACCGCCCCAGACATCAGGATGATCGAGTGCCGCGCCAACCAGGCCCGGTTGCCTGTGGCCAAACCCGCTCATGGCATTAAACAGGTGCGTGACGCCACGTGCGCCGGCATCAAAAAGCCGCAAGGCGCTGGCCGCGTCGCTGTCAGTATGGCCAAGGCAGACAATGACGCCGGCATTGGCGAGACGGCTGACCTGAGCCGGCGTTACCTGTTCGGCAGCCAGCGTCACAACCAGCGTCGAGATCCCGGTTGCTGCGGACGTCAGGCGGTCGACATCCGAGTCCTGCAGCGGCCGCATGTATTTTGCCAGATGGGTCCCCTTGCGGGACGGCGCCAGATGCGGCCCCTCAAGGTGCAGACCAGCAACACCTCGACCCGCGGCAACCGCCACGGCGGCTGCGCTGATGGCATGTTCGACGGTTCCCTCGACATCTGTGATCAAGGTCGGCAGCAGGCTGGTCGTCCCGAAGGGACGGTGGCCTTCGGCGATCATGAACATGGACGCCGACGACGGATCATCATTGAGCATCCGGCCACTGCCGCCATTGACCTGTGCGTCGATGAAGCCGGGCGCAAGAATTCCGCCCGCCAGATCGATCTGCTCGCAATCGCTGATCGTCTCGCCGTCAGGTACTATTGCCTCGATCTTCCCGTTTGCGATCAGCAATGTGCTGTTGTCGTGAAACCGCGTACCGTCAAAAAGGCGCGCGCCGCTCAGTGCTTGTCTGGCCATCACATGGTCTCTGTTACTTTGAGAAGATTGGCGGGTTGATCCGGGTCGAACCCCTTCTGCCGGGTCACTGCCTCAATCAGCCTGTAGGCGGGGAGCAACGCGACCAGCGGATCCAGCAACCCGTGCCCGGTCGAGGGAACCAGCACCGAAAGACCTGATGCCGGTTTTGAGGAAAATGTGATTGTCCTGGCGCCAAGGTTGCTCAGTTTCTGCATTGCTTCGCAATTGTTGTCGAAAGACATGTCATCCTGGACAAAGCCTATCACCGGGAAGCCGCGTTCGACCAGCCGAAGCGGGCCATGCATGATTTCCGCAGTCGAAAACGCTTCCGCATGCAGACCGGCGGTCTCCTTGCATTTGAGCGCTGCTTCCATCGCTATGCCCAAACCGGTACCGCGGCCACAAGTGTAAAGCGAATGAGAGGCAGCAATCACCTCCTGCGAAGCTGCCATATCAATCATGCTCGTGCGCGACAGCGCCTCCGGCAAGGCATCCAACCCGCGCTTGAAACCGGTGTCCCCTGCAGCGGAACTGACGATCGCAGCGAGGGCCGCCGCCGAGGTGATGAAGCTCTTGGTCGCAGCCACGCTTTTTTCAGGCCCGGCACCAAGCAGAATGGTCAGATCGGCTTCCCGCGCCACCGGACTGTCCGCCACATTGACGATCGCCACGGTTCGCGCGCCCCCGTCTTTCGCCGCAGCCTGCAAGGCAACGATGTCCGGGCTTGCTCCCGACTGGGAAACGGTGAAATGAACGGCGGAAGGCAACCGGAGCCGTTGCTTGTAGACTGACGCCACCGATGGACCGATCGAGGCCACCGGGATGCCGGTCGACACTTCCATGAGGTACTTGAAGAAAGTTGCGGCGTGATCGGAAGATCCGCGAGCCGCCATTGTCACCAAGGCCGGCGGGTGGTCGCGCAACCAGGCTCCCACCTCGCCGATGACCCTGGCTTGGCCCCGCAACAACCGCTCCACCACCGCGGGCGATTCATTGGCCTCAGTCAACATCAGGGATGATTCAGACAAGTCTATTCTCCTATGGTCAATTCGGCGACGAAATCATAAATATCGCCGCGATAATGGGACCGGGTGCGCTCAACGACCCGATGGTCGGCGCGCCGTGAAACCCGCTCGATCAGCAGGCACGGGTCGCCTTGCTGGACGCCAAGCAGATCAGCCTCCAAGGGTTGGAAAATCATCGCTGTGAGTTTCTGCAATGCGTGCACCGGGCGGTGTCCGTGACGCGCCAAGGCGGCGTATAACGACCCCTCGCCGATCTGCTCGCCATCAATCAGGCGCTGCGGCACAACCGCACGTTCGACCGCCACAGGCATCCCGTCTGCCAGCCGCAGCCGGTCAAGTGTCAGCATCATGTCGTGCCGGTCGACACCGAACAGCAATGCCTCCTCGGACGACGGCAGGCGGACGTCAGAGCCAAGAACAGTCGCGCCCGGCTCCATGCCACGCAGTTTCATATCCTGGGAGAACGAAGACAGGTCCCAAAGCGGTTGCTCAATGTGAACCGGGTGATTGGCGACAAAGGTTCCGCTGCCCCGGCGGACCTCGAGATCGCCCGATTCGAGGAGGAGTTTGTAGGCGTTGCGCACGGTTACCCGTGCAACCGACAGGCCTTCAGCCAACTCGCGCTCCGGCGGCAACGCCTCTCCCGGCGTCAGCCATTGCGTGGTGATGAGTGTCTCAATCGCCCGGGCAAGCTTGATATATAGCGGGCCACCATCCCGGTTCTCAACGAACGGTCCGCTTCGCAGTTGTTCAATAAATGAGGTCTTGATCATAGGACCTGTTTAGAACCAAATAGGATCCAATTACAATCCTAAACACCGAAAAGCCGAAACCGGGCGGAGAACGCGTCGATCATCCGATATCA is a window from the Hoeflea sp. IMCC20628 genome containing:
- a CDS encoding IS3 family transposase (programmed frameshift) codes for the protein MRQKPETSKNAADKLVKNIRRKTRQTYSAEEKIRIVLAGLRGEESISVLCRREGIAESLYYSWSKEFLEAGKRRLSGDTARQATSPEVKDLRSEALALKECVADLTLENRLLKKKHDRCWGGRGMRYPATEKLEIIRTVEGSHLPTKQTLDMLGIPRTTFYRWYDLYLDGGVVALDDRSPRPKSVWNRIPQDRRDDLIEFALEHEALTTRELAVKYTDEKRYFVSESSAYRILKEADLITAPAYVVIKAANEFKDKTIAINEMWQTDFTYFKIIGWGWYYLSTILDDYSRYIIAWKLCTNMRAEDVTDTIELALQASGCDQAVVRHKPRLLSDNGSCYISGDLAEWLEDKKMDHVRGAPFHPQTQGKIERWHQTMKNRVLLENYYLPGDLERQIEAFVDYYNNRRYHESLKNVTPADVYFGRDKAILRERKEIKKLTIRQRRLHHLSDVSARGTDLRI
- the ugpC gene encoding sn-glycerol-3-phosphate ABC transporter ATP-binding protein UgpC, encoding MANIQLSALQKKFGPVEVIRSIDLKIESGEFIVFVGPSGCGKSTLLRMIAGLEEVTSGTVSIDGIEVTRAEPSKRGIAMVFQTYALYPHMSVEENMAFGLEMAGMPKQQRLETVRKAAEMLQLVPYLERKPKALSGGQRQRVAIGRAIVRDPKIFLFDEPLSNLDAELRVQMRLEIAKLHSELGATMIYVTHDQVEAMTLAKRIVVLRDGRIEQFGTPDELYSDPDNMFVAGFIGSPKINLVPARVTGRTEQGAVSLDVPQLGLSGLEVMPRDAGAELPQDVILGIRPEHFSAEPGGHEVRLECSIIERLGGVSYVYTDPGRDHAVTMELRGATSVKAGDIVSASIDPGNCFLFTPDGTRL
- a CDS encoding carbohydrate ABC transporter permease produces the protein MRRGIGWNIVLGGVVLFFVTIITLPFWWVMSGSFKLPQEIIARVPTMIPQSFTLQHYVKLLSSSDYPTYMVNSLVVASLSTLITLVLSVPAAYAFFRLRFPGREALYRMILLAYAFPSIVVLIPLFGMFAKLGLIDTRAALVVVNVSFALPFAIWMLRSFFGSVPMEIEEAAVMDGAPPLVILRRVMIPLIAPGIASVGIFAFIMSWTEYVFASVLILSDAKRPVPVGFSGIIGQYQIDWGLLLAGASLATLPVILLFALIGRWFVSGLTEGAVK
- a CDS encoding sugar ABC transporter permease, encoding MRQSRFYAFVFVAPALLLLVAILGWPLLSAVLLSLQDVRTVGSEGSWVGLANYRKVLSNAAFWNASWLSIVWVVANAALQTVLALAAALVLNQNFPGVRIARTWIILTWIVPTVVVVMIWRWLFSTSGGMINPLLIQIGIIDRPIGFFSSKWSAMATLVFINSWRWFPFIALMMLAGLTRIPSDLYEAARIDGAGAVKRFTRITWPLLAPTLGVLVIVGTLLSFNVFDIIWLLTSGGPAGGTRTLPILIYETAFKGYRLSEAATVAVLASVLLMAFAFFATRSLARQGDER
- a CDS encoding extracellular solute-binding protein, producing the protein MRKSLTTLLTSAALLLPVSAWAAPVEITLWHMEQPPHRVERIQKLMDAFNEANPDIVVSQEPQNWGEIYAKAPAALSAGAGPDMLFAIPDFAPILKNIGALTSVSDFVTELDKEHDFLDSALESYTYDGGVWAVPLYNMSMNLWYRKSVFAEAGLDVPTTWADWKAAAEKLSSDSTYGIGLPANKQLYTDQTVYSVMANGGATEIYDENGKLRFDNPQTIAAYEYYAELQKLSPPDNTSWTWGEAESCFASKSCGMILQFSVISSYDTQAEGDADDLGVAAIPHAEGESQHNTIAYPNAVMMLSTDEAKRKASEKFVSYLLEPENYGQFLNMEPGLFMPVTADGAKAESFWNDETVQKYRGQIETVIENSGNGKLFGFTSGRVFPAIAAISAQNILAETLQAVVVGGKTAAEAVSDGQARMTEASE
- a CDS encoding SIS domain-containing protein; the encoded protein is MTSMTDGYFDNLIKRLTALKTDISAQMEAAAIAVTAAARSDNRVYIFGTGHSHVMAEEMHYRAGGLAITVPILAAPIMLHEGAIAGTAYERTEGIVAPIMDRYNIRPGDVLFVISNSGVNAAPLEAARIGREIGCTVICITSVAYSTASAAGRQRLADLADIVLDNGSPPGDAVMAVAGSELKVGPVSTAIGVTILNAIFVDVAARLAADGDAPIYLSANMPGAKEINRKLVERFRPRNPHL
- a CDS encoding GntR family transcriptional regulator, which produces MSDPIGPVYRRIASALEADIASGKLSVGDKLPSERVMAEELGISRMTARQALKHLTDRGILVTRTGHGTFVGRPMIQQKLSTLTGFTEEIEQQGRRASSVVVESGAHRADELCSTALNLPLGGDVYRLVRVRLVDGEPVAMETTEIRADVAPGLFNVADFAQESLYAILRKHYRIMPASAEQTLQAALSSPAVSRTLQLSEHAPVLELTRRTCDVNGNPFEFVRSVYRGDSFVMKANLTLGADATQ